Below is a genomic region from Brassica oleracea var. oleracea cultivar TO1000 chromosome C9, BOL, whole genome shotgun sequence.
TTCTTGGTATGTTCTCTTTAGTACCGTTTCCTAATGGCTCCTTGCAAGCAATTTTTTTTTTTTTAAATTGGATTTAATCAGAGGCAATGCTTATATATTTCTCAGGAGTCTAGTCTCCCAGATGTTCTTGTAGATAAATCAGTATCTCCTACAGAAACTACTAGTTTAAGGAGACATCTCAGAGCATCTTCTTCTTCTGGCGAGGATAATACACTGATAACCCCTTTTACCCTACCTTCCATTGGTGAGAACAGTGTAGCTCAGCCAGACCCGTTTAACATGAACTTCTTGAGGAATGAAATGGCTTCAGACAACAACCTTCCGTTAGACACTCTAATGGAAGAAGAAGAGAATCAACCATCTGATACTGTTGTTGTCTCCGCAAATACAAGTGACCGTGAAGGATTCTTGTCCCCTGATGCGATATCTCTTTCAAACATCAGAGCGGTTCTTGTCCCGTTTTATCACGGAAGCCAACTAATGAGACTAAAGCTCCTCCACGGCGACTCCTCCCCTCTGCAGCTCTACTGTTCTTGTCTGAAAATAAGGTTTGGAATCAGCGGGAAGTTTCTAGACAACTCTGGGAGAAGGAGATTAAACTTTGTTGTCGATCTGAACCCAAGGCTGTGCAGTATACTCGAAGCATGTGACAGCAATGCGCAGAAAGTGTCTGTTGATTCAGGTTCCTCTTCTGACTGGAACACGGTGGTGAGTCCAGTGAAGGGGTTAGTAAACTACCCTAACGCAAGGATACAGTAAGTTAAGTTAACCCTCTCCCTTTCTGGTTTCTTGCTATAGTTACTCACTGATTAGTTTCTTGCAGTATACCGACGGAGATAAGTGGAGATGCAGCTCGGTATGCTATAGAGGTGCACCAGAGAGAGTCCGGTGGAGATACTCAGAAGCTGATCTTCAGCAACCCGAGCGCAGAGGAGCTTGAAACATTGCTGAAGCAGGGAAGTGTTGTTGATGCGTTCCTGTCTCTGGAACCGTATGATTATCAGCAGAAAGCTGGAGTCCGTCTCGTTGCAAAAAAGTTGGTTATGCACTCGTAAATCAGAAAAGTGGAGCTTAGTGGATGAAGGAATACACACACACACACACACTGTATTCATGTAGTTTGAGATTCTGTACATAAAAAAATTATGAAATAAAATACAACACAAGCTTGATGAATGGTTTCTTTTGTGTCGACCTCCCTTAGTATATTACTTAATTCTCTTTCATATTTTCGATGTAGGATATTCTCTGCAATACAATGCGTGATAGAATGAAAATTTGCAATCTGAAGACACTGCCACAAATTAATACAAGTCAAAAAAGAAATCTAAAAGGGCAACTTAGTATTCATTTATGGAGTATAAGGTCAAAGAAAAAAAGAAGACTCTATAGTATAGTGGCTGCTTCTGTTTCAGCTCAAGCCAAAATTTCCTGCAACAAGTAATCTTATATATTTTGACTCGGTGAATTAAACTACGGAAAAAGAGGTTAGTGACTCGGTGAATGAATCTTTAAAAGTTAGGTGAATATTAACACCTAAGTGGTAAGTGAACTGTCTAATATGTTAATTGTCTGGTGGCCAATCTTTGTTAGCACGCAACCGTCATTCTCGGATATTTTGACTTTAAGGTACATTTGCTAGTAGTTAACACACGTTTAACAGTAGTTCACACACTACAACTCGGAAACTTTCAGTTTTTGTATCCTAATCTCTTCCTCTCAGCTCTCTCTATATATATAAGATTACAAGTGCATGTCTATATTTCAACATCACAAAACAAAAGAAAAATTGAAGATCTAGTCATACCTCATTCTCAAGACCCAAAATCATAAAAGATGGATCAGAAGGAACTAGACCAAATGCGGAAGGTAGTTAAGGAGTTAATGAAAGAACTAAAAGCGATGGCCATGGCAAGAAAAACTGTGGATGTAGAGTCATACATCCTCAAGACCAAAATCAAGAATATTAAGGAGGAGCTAGACCATAAACGGAAGGTAGTTAAGGAGTTGGAGATGGATCATCTCATTTGCGATCTCGAAAATGGTCTTCGTAGCCTTGATGACCTTTCTCAAACCGAGGTTCATGATTTAAAATCATATACAAGTGAGAAGATTGCATGGTTTGAGAGAGAGATAGGTAGGCGATCACATCCTTCTACAAGTGTCAACGAGCCAATTCTTGGGGATGATATCCCAAAGGCTTCAGATGTTGCACCTGAAGGTGGACCTTCTTCCCTCCCATCTGATGACAATGAAGACATGAAGACACGTGAAGGAGAGAGCAGCAAATCTGGTGGTGCAGACGATGCCTAATGAAGTAGCTGTCGTATGATTAAATTAACCAATGTTGTCTTGAAATAAAGTTGTTGTTGTTGTCTTTGCATTCTCGTTTCATATTTCTAGTTTTTGTTGCTTTGGTCAAGCTTCGGTCATGTTTCTTGTTGTGTCTTAAACCTAAATAATGGAATGTTTATTTGCTAATATATGGAAACTAGTAAGGAAAAATATGAAAAGCTAATTCATATCTTTATTTGCTATTTTCTTTTTGGGTCTTTTGGTGAGCTCTCTATTCAGGGATTATAAAAGATGTTCCACTAGGAATAGTTCACATGTAATAATCTGAATGATTTTAGTTATATACCCCTTTGCTTTTAACAACTTTAATCACAATTCTTTTGAACAATTCTAGTTGTCTTTGATAATAAAAGACTCAAATACATTACATTGGTAGTAATTCTAATTATAAAAGATATGTATACACTTTGAGGCTTCCCAAATGCTACAGAAAAGAAACCTCTACAGCTAATCAAACAACATCAATTACTACTACCAACCATTTAGAAACCTTACAGACAAGAAAAATACTCTTATTCGTTTATGGATTGCTAAGACACGCATCTAACAAAGTTAATGTAAATAGTCTTTCCTGGTTTGTGTGTCCATATGAATTTTGTACAGCTGAGTTGAGCGAGTGACCAACATTCAAGTTTGTCACTCTCTAGGCCGAGCAAGCCATAAAGAGCTGAGAGCTCGTAGCCTCGAGGAGTAATCATGAATCGCAAGTAAAGCACGCGCTGACTGTCTCGTTGTTAATACTCTTATCATCTGTTGCAATGTCTGTAACCTCAAATTATCAGCCTGCCACCACCACCAACCAAAGTGAACATTATCTTCTTAAAGACATTTACATATTAAATAACACAATAATGTCAAGATTTTTTGTTGTACCTGGCGGATAAAACCTTCGAGGGTACCTAACTTCCCCATCGCCATGGCCATCTGACCCATATAGCTAGCTACATTACCTGATGAGCTTGAACCAAGAGTCCCGCTAGATAAAGTATCAGCTAGCGACTGTTGTAAGCTCTCCATCCCTTGTGACAAAGCATCTTCTGCCTGCTGCGATGTCTCTTGCAAGCTGTTTATCCCCATCACTTGTCTCTCTGTCATTGGCTCCAACTGATTCACCAGAAGCTGTTTTTTTTTTGCACAAACATTATTATTATTATTATTATTATTATTATTACTGAAGCAGATGAAGAAGACAAAATGGGAGTTTGGGAACTGACCTTGAGGATTTCGGATGAACGGAAGCCACCAAGCCACAAGAAACATCTCTCAGCCGGTGTTTTCCACATACCGTAAAGCAAGTGAAAGACATCGCTCTTAGCTGCGTTGCTCTTTATCCTGAAAAGCTCCTCGTAGTGAGCCATCACGCCGTCTACTATTATTAGAAGCTCACCGTCGCCTGCATGCGCGTTTAGAGCAGACCTCAGCTCGTTCATTCTCTTGTTCTTTTCTTCCAGCCACCTTGAGTATTCAGCATCAAACGCCAACGCCCCTGAAAGAATAAAAAAGTTATACATATCACAATCCAAACATTGAACCAGTAAGATAACTGATTGAGAATAAGCAAACCAACCATTTCCACCGGTAGAATGGGCCTGGTCTCCTGTGCTTGAAATGAAGACACCCTACAAGCGAGAAAACATTCATTTATGTATACAGAATCACAAAAAGTTAACAATATATATATAAAAAAAAAAGAGAAGAAAATGAATTGGAACCTGTTGTCTTGCTCTTTGCAGCTCCTGCTCAAGCTGTGTAAGCTTCAAGCGGCTATTCTCCAGCTGCTGAACATATGCCTATGGATGGAGCAATTAAAAAGTACTTAGGGGTGAACCATTTCAGAAAACAAGAAACAAAGAACCAATTGAAAGATATTTATTACCTTCTTCCTCAGTCTGCTTTTCCTTGCTGCCTCGCGGTTTTGAGCAAGCCTACGAACGGTCTATGGATTCAAAATAAAAAGATTATAACGTTGGATCAATAAAAATGGCTTTTGAATCTTATAGAGATGGAGATATTACCTTTTGATCCAACTTGTTCTTGGATCGTTCACTAGAATCAGAAGCAGCAGTGTTGTTCACTAGTGCTCCCTCAGACTGCATTAAATTTAACAAACATAACAATTTACTTTACACTGAAGAACATAAAGTGAGAGGAATATTTCAGAGGTTATGAGCTAACCCCAAGATCTCTGTCTCCATCTGTTGAGACATC
It encodes:
- the LOC106318817 gene encoding protein NEN1, whose product is MDRSEIAFFDVETTVPKRGERFAILEFGSILVCPRKLTELRSYTTLVQPADLSLISTLSVRCNGISRNDVVLAPLFSDIADTVYDILHGRIWAGHNILRFDCARIREAFAEIGRQPPEPKGAIDSLALLTQRFGRRAGDMKMATLASYFGLGKQTHRSLDDVRMNLEVLKYCATVLFLESSLPDVLVDKSVSPTETTSLRRHLRASSSSGEDNTLITPFTLPSIGENSVAQPDPFNMNFLRNEMASDNNLPLDTLMEEEENQPSDTVVVSANTSDREGFLSPDAISLSNIRAVLVPFYHGSQLMRLKLLHGDSSPLQLYCSCLKIRFGISGKFLDNSGRRRLNFVVDLNPRLCSILEACDSNAQKVSVDSGSSSDWNTVVSPVKGLVNYPNARIHIPTEISGDAARYAIEVHQRESGGDTQKLIFSNPSAEELETLLKQGSVVDAFLSLEPYDYQQKAGVRLVAKKLVMHS
- the LOC106313308 gene encoding transcription factor TGA2, which encodes MADMSPITDVSTDGDRDLGSEGALVNNTAASDSSERSKNKLDQKTVRRLAQNREAARKSRLRKKAYVQQLENSRLKLTQLEQELQRARQQGVFISSTGDQAHSTGGNGALAFDAEYSRWLEEKNKRMNELRSALNAHAGDGELLIIVDGVMAHYEELFRIKSNAAKSDVFHLLYGMWKTPAERCFLWLGGFRSSEILKLLVNQLEPMTERQVMGINSLQETSQQAEDALSQGMESLQQSLADTLSSGTLGSSSSGNVASYMGQMAMAMGKLGTLEGFIRQADNLRLQTLQQMIRVLTTRQSARALLAIHDYSSRLRALSSLWLARPRE